The following are encoded together in the Malaya genurostris strain Urasoe2022 chromosome 3, Malgen_1.1, whole genome shotgun sequence genome:
- the LOC131435648 gene encoding probable deoxyhypusine synthase, translating into MKESCEPSSAKEAVLQVSTKLPADTPTVRGYDWNRGLNYENLFESYRHSGFQATNLGNAIEEVRKMIACRAESLPDDKQDTYEEDEFIKRTNNCTIFLGYTSNMVSCGVRESIRFLAQHKQIDCIVTTAGGVEEDLIKCLAPTYLGAFEMEGKRLREQGINRIGNLLVPNDNYCKFENWVVPLLDEMLIEQKTKGVLWTPSKVIQRLGEAINDESSIYYWAAKNKIPVFSPALTDGSLGDMMYFHSFRNPGLVLDIISDLRRLNTMAVKANNTGILIIGGGVIKHHICNANLMRNGADYSVFVNTASEFDGSDSGARPDEAISWGKIKKDASPVKVYAEASLVFPILVGETFVKDYFNKNKQNETS; encoded by the exons ATGAAAGAGTCATGTGAGCCATCCTCAGCGAAGGAAGCGGTGCTTCAAGTAAGCACGAAGCTGCCAGCTGACACTCCTACGGTGCGCGGATACGATTGGAATCGTGGTTTGAATTATGAAAATCTATTCGAGTCATATCGACACTCAGGATTTCAGGCAACTAACTTGGGAAATGCCATAGAGGAAGTACGGAAAATG ATTGCTTGTCGGGCAGAATCACTTCCAGATGACAAGCAGGATACGTACGAAGAGGACGAATTCATAAAGCGCACGAATAATTGTACTATTTTCCTCGGATATACCTCGAACATGGTATCATGTGGAGTTCGTGAATCAATTCGTTTCTTGGCACAACACAAGCAAATTGACTGCATTGTTACGACTGCTGGTGGAGTTGAAGAAGACTTAATTAAATGCCTTGCACCGACGTACCTGGGAGCATTTGAAATGGAAGGAAAACGACTCCGAGAACAGGGTATAAACAGAATCGGAAACTTGCTGGTTCCTAATGATAACTACTGCAAATTTGAGAACTGGGTGGTGCCACTGTTGGATGAAATGCTGATAGAGCAGAAAACCAAAGGAGTACTTTGGACGCCATCGAAAGTCATTCAACGGTTAGGGGAGGCAATCAATGACGAAAGCTCAATTTATTATTGGGCTGCTAAAAATAAGATTCCAGTTTTCAGCCCTGCTTTAACCGACGGAAGCCTTGGAGATATGATGTATTTCCATTCTTTTCGTAATCCAGGTCTAGTACTAGATATTATTTCGGATTTAAGACGCCTCAACACAATGGCGGTAAAGGCAAATAATACTGGGATCTTGATTATCGGTGGAGGTGTGATTAAGCATCACATATGCAATGCCAACTTGATGAGGAATGGAGCTGATTATTCTGTGTTTGTGAATACCGCTTCTGAGTTTGATGGTAGTGACAGTGGAGCCAGACCGGATGAAGCAATTTCGTggggtaaaataaaaaaagatgcATCTCCCGTCAAGGTGTATGCGGAAGCTAGTCTTGTTTTTCCGATTCTAGTAGGTGAAACATTTGTGAAAgattattttaataaaaataaacaaaatgagACCAGTTGA